The following are encoded together in the Arcobacter aquimarinus genome:
- a CDS encoding universal stress protein, protein MNKSRLLVLNDLREFTSTIAKKSIFLANKYNKELDVLHIEDESFLRFFKEKTECSLERSKEILKEYYENNANIYCKCGNFIEIIKEHISKNNISTVIVGFKRERTFFEDIFNGSNLNSIIRKVDLPVLVIKTEDTPNYKNILIPTDLSESSKKNIEYLVNLFPEANFHIEHYYKTFFEDRIKLYGFDDDEVHDFVDFYATEAELELNKFVESLNIPQEIKIFKKAKKFIDIKSMVDESIEYKTIDLLSLSVSSSFSIFSFDLLEHSTKDVIIYKILED, encoded by the coding sequence ATGAATAAAAGTAGATTATTAGTTTTAAATGATCTTAGAGAATTTACATCAACTATTGCAAAAAAATCAATATTTTTAGCAAATAAATATAATAAAGAATTGGACGTTTTGCATATTGAGGATGAATCATTTTTGAGATTTTTCAAAGAAAAAACAGAATGTTCTTTGGAAAGAAGTAAAGAGATATTAAAAGAGTACTATGAAAACAATGCAAATATTTATTGTAAATGTGGAAATTTTATAGAAATAATAAAAGAACACATATCAAAAAATAATATTTCAACAGTTATAGTTGGTTTTAAAAGAGAGAGAACTTTTTTTGAAGATATTTTTAATGGTTCAAATTTAAATTCAATTATTAGAAAAGTAGATTTACCAGTATTAGTTATAAAAACAGAAGATACTCCAAATTACAAAAATATTTTAATACCTACGGATTTATCAGAATCTTCAAAAAAAAATATTGAGTATTTAGTTAATCTTTTCCCTGAAGCTAATTTTCATATAGAGCATTATTATAAAACATTTTTTGAAGATAGAATTAAGTTGTATGGTTTTGATGATGATGAAGTTCATGATTTTGTAGATTTTTATGCTACAGAAGCGGAACTAGAATTAAATAAATTTGTAGAGAGTTTAAATATACCTCAAGAGATTAAAATTTTTAAAAAAGCAAAAAAATTTATTGATATTAAATCTATGGTTGATGAATCAATAGAGTATAAAACTATTGATTTATTAAGTTTATCTGTTAGTAGTAGTTTTAGTATTTTCTCTTTTGATTTATTGGAACACTCAACAAAAGATGTAATCATTTATAAAATTTTAGAGGATTAA
- the hypF gene encoding carbamoyltransferase HypF — MRTFKLQIKGIVQGVGFRPFVYNLALKHHIKGWVNNDDKGVNILLYASYSNINLFIEELKQNPPKLSKINEINIEEITFLEEFKSFEIKQSLNTNNKSTIISADIAICDECIEDINDVSNHRYNYTLTNCINCGPRYSIINTVPYDRCNTSMKEFLLCPKCKDEYKNPLNRRYHAQPVSCEVCGPNLTLHDKNNIKISYNLEAIKKTANLINQGYILAVKGMGGFHLICDATNDKVVNMLRCIKNRPTKPYALMFKDINSIKNYTNLNLEEEKILTSKEKPIVLLEKKENSSISSFVAPNVNKLGCFIAYTGIHHLLFRYIDKPLIATSANLKDEPIIKTKEDIFTKLVDIIDFVLDYNREIVNSCDDSIIQVVKKYNIKLRNARGYAPTLIKLNEKLDKKILSLGANQKSTISLAFENNLILSPYIADLNSIESIEYFIRTIETFKNFYNFKPDVVICDKHPNYESTKFAFKLKEENPNIKLVQVQHHYAHILSVMAENSLDEEVLGFAFDGTGFGEDGNIWGGEVLIASRKEYKRIKHIEYFKLLGTEIAIKEPKRVALSLLFDIFTLEEILNLDIPTTKAFSHTQIKTLHTMWQKGLNAPLCSSIGRLFDAISSFADILHTQTYEGETGLQIELNYDSSINACFSYEILEKTIDIKPMIREIIKEKDKKTICSKFINTLVNIILEISNSYKNLPVILSGGVFQNKILLELLIDKLQEEGRIFYFNVDVPSNDSGISIGQIYHQFM, encoded by the coding sequence ATGAGAACTTTTAAACTACAAATAAAAGGTATAGTCCAAGGTGTAGGATTTAGACCTTTTGTTTATAATCTTGCTTTAAAACATCACATAAAAGGGTGGGTTAATAACGATGATAAGGGTGTAAATATTTTACTTTATGCTTCTTATTCAAATATAAATTTATTTATAGAAGAACTAAAACAAAACCCTCCAAAACTTTCAAAAATAAATGAAATAAATATAGAAGAAATAACTTTTTTAGAAGAGTTTAAAAGCTTTGAAATTAAACAAAGTTTAAATACAAATAATAAGTCAACTATCATATCTGCTGATATAGCAATTTGTGATGAATGTATAGAAGATATCAATGATGTGTCTAATCATAGATACAATTATACTTTAACAAATTGTATAAATTGTGGTCCTAGATACTCTATTATTAATACAGTTCCTTATGATAGATGTAATACTTCTATGAAAGAGTTTTTATTATGCCCAAAATGTAAAGATGAATATAAAAATCCTTTAAATAGAAGATATCATGCACAACCTGTTTCTTGCGAAGTTTGTGGACCAAATTTAACTTTGCATGACAAAAATAATATAAAAATATCATACAATTTAGAAGCTATTAAAAAAACTGCTAATTTAATCAATCAAGGATATATTTTAGCTGTTAAAGGAATGGGTGGTTTTCACCTAATATGTGATGCAACAAATGATAAAGTTGTAAATATGTTAAGATGTATTAAGAATAGACCAACTAAGCCTTACGCTCTAATGTTTAAAGATATTAATAGTATTAAAAATTATACAAATCTAAATTTGGAAGAAGAAAAGATTTTGACTTCAAAAGAGAAACCTATAGTTCTTCTGGAAAAAAAAGAAAATAGCTCAATATCTTCTTTTGTTGCTCCAAATGTAAATAAATTAGGATGTTTTATAGCTTATACAGGAATACATCATTTATTGTTTAGATATATAGATAAACCCCTTATTGCAACCAGTGCAAACTTAAAAGATGAACCAATTATAAAGACTAAAGAAGATATTTTTACTAAACTAGTAGATATTATAGATTTTGTTCTTGATTATAATAGAGAGATTGTAAATAGTTGTGATGATTCTATTATACAAGTTGTTAAAAAATATAATATCAAATTAAGAAACGCTAGAGGATATGCTCCAACACTAATAAAATTAAATGAAAAATTAGACAAAAAGATTTTATCTCTTGGAGCAAATCAAAAATCAACAATAAGTTTGGCTTTTGAAAATAATTTAATTTTATCTCCTTATATAGCAGATTTAAACTCTATTGAATCAATTGAATATTTTATTCGTACAATAGAAACATTTAAAAATTTTTATAATTTTAAACCAGATGTTGTGATTTGTGATAAACATCCAAACTATGAATCAACAAAATTTGCTTTTAAACTAAAAGAAGAAAATCCAAATATAAAATTGGTACAAGTTCAACATCATTATGCCCATATTCTTTCTGTAATGGCTGAAAATTCTCTTGATGAAGAGGTTTTGGGTTTCGCTTTTGATGGAACTGGTTTTGGTGAAGATGGGAATATTTGGGGAGGTGAAGTTTTAATAGCCTCGAGAAAAGAGTATAAACGAATTAAGCATATAGAGTATTTTAAGCTATTAGGTACAGAAATAGCCATTAAAGAGCCAAAAAGAGTAGCTTTATCTTTGTTATTTGATATTTTTACTTTAGAAGAGATATTAAATTTAGATATTCCTACAACAAAAGCATTTAGTCATACCCAAATCAAAACTTTACATACAATGTGGCAAAAGGGTTTAAATGCACCTTTATGTAGCTCTATAGGTCGTTTATTTGATGCTATCTCATCTTTTGCAGATATTTTACACACTCAAACTTATGAGGGTGAAACAGGGCTTCAAATCGAGTTAAATTATGATAGTTCTATAAATGCTTGTTTTTCTTATGAAATTTTGGAAAAAACTATAGATATTAAACCTATGATAAGAGAAATAATAAAAGAAAAAGATAAAAAAACTATTTGTTCAAAATTTATAAATACTCTTGTTAATATAATTTTAGAAATTTCAAATTCTTACAAAAATCTTCCAGTTATTTTAAGTGGAGGAGTTTTTCAAAATAAAATTTTACTTGAACTTTTGATTGATAAATTACAAGAAGAGGGTAGGATTTTTTACTTTAATGTTGATGTTCCATCAAATGATTCAGGTATTAGTATAGGGCAAATATATCATCAATTTATGTAA
- a CDS encoding hydrogenase maturation protease — MKNIVIGVGNMLFKDEGIGIYASEYIRQNYEFDDETLEIIDGGTLGFKLMTYFQEYDNVIILDTVSIEDEVGGIYRLPSDVLLGLGNYRKTAHEVEIVEMLEIVSVLDSHATVTIIGIIPEDIISVGIGLTKTMEDKFEEFILNGIKEIESLGIKAKKINNIPISDVVKSMIGSYNGEHLTRIPNEEDFTHAINL, encoded by the coding sequence ATGAAAAATATAGTTATTGGTGTTGGAAATATGCTTTTTAAAGATGAAGGCATTGGAATTTATGCAAGTGAGTATATAAGACAAAATTACGAGTTTGATGATGAAACCTTAGAGATTATTGATGGTGGAACATTAGGCTTTAAATTAATGACATATTTTCAAGAGTATGATAATGTAATTATTTTAGATACAGTTTCTATTGAAGATGAGGTAGGAGGAATTTATAGACTTCCTTCTGATGTTCTTTTAGGACTTGGAAACTATAGAAAAACAGCCCATGAGGTTGAAATAGTGGAGATGTTAGAAATTGTATCTGTTTTAGATTCTCATGCAACAGTGACAATTATAGGAATAATCCCAGAAGATATAATAAGTGTTGGGATAGGACTTACAAAAACTATGGAAGATAAATTTGAAGAGTTTATTTTAAATGGTATAAAAGAGATAGAAAGTCTTGGTATAAAAGCTAAAAAAATAAATAATATACCAATTAGTGATGTTGTAAAAAGTATGATAGGAAGTTATAATGGAGAACATTTAACTAGAATTCCAAATGAAGAAGATTTTACCCATGCAATTAATTTATAA
- a CDS encoding cytochrome b/b6 domain-containing protein → MTATMRIIHWANAICMIIAVITGLYIGYPYYQTLIADPAVDKYVMAWNRWWHFMAAIIFDVTAIIVGYLYFFSRFEKPYKKLIPNKQNIVEFWEVFLNLITFNRRKKFDSSHSDSYNIVFFTIFHLLLVFMLFTGLQLYVHGLASGESSIGTWWPWMLHLVTDWTLYVFGGNMGVRIAHHYSMYFILVWVMCHIYYQIWRTIFWKEGDIAIVIGGSKFVKEEDKKD, encoded by the coding sequence ATGACTGCTACTATGAGAATCATACATTGGGCTAATGCTATATGTATGATAATAGCAGTTATAACCGGTTTATATATAGGTTACCCTTATTATCAAACATTAATAGCTGATCCTGCAGTGGATAAGTATGTAATGGCTTGGAATAGATGGTGGCATTTTATGGCAGCAATTATCTTCGATGTTACTGCTATCATAGTTGGTTATTTATATTTCTTTTCAAGATTTGAAAAACCTTATAAAAAATTAATTCCAAATAAACAAAATATTGTTGAATTTTGGGAAGTATTTTTAAATTTAATTACTTTTAATAGAAGAAAAAAATTTGATTCATCACATAGTGATAGTTATAATATTGTGTTTTTTACAATTTTCCATTTATTATTAGTATTTATGTTGTTTACAGGACTTCAACTTTATGTACATGGTCTAGCTTCAGGGGAGAGTTCAATTGGAACTTGGTGGCCTTGGATGCTTCATTTAGTTACAGATTGGACACTTTATGTATTTGGTGGAAATATGGGAGTTAGAATTGCTCATCATTATTCAATGTATTTTATACTTGTTTGGGTAATGTGTCATATTTATTATCAAATTTGGAGAACAATTTTTTGGAAAGAGGGCGATATAGCCATTGTTATAGGTGGAAGTAAATTTGTAAAAGAAGAAGATAAAAAGGACTAA
- a CDS encoding nickel-dependent hydrogenase large subunit, with protein sequence MAQKHLVIDPITRIEGHLRIEAIIDENNVVTDAYSSSTMFRGIEEILKGRDPRDCGLLAMRICGVCTGTHYQRSIEAVEHAFGVTIPKNARLVRNLIQGALYLHDHVVHFYHLHALDWVDITEALKANPKATVLEAQKWASLSGQRAWNASEDTYIQVQERVTKYVKQGRLGIFGNAYWGSKGFKLTPEQNLIGLSHYLDALELQRDMAKMMAIFGGKNPHPQSFVVGGVTCVQDIKNPARIAEFKQLLKRSRKFIKEAYLPDVYMAGTMYADEALEGIGGGIGNFMCFGDFNLDDLPFYKSSKLFPAGIVKNRDLSKVYEVDQSKITEDVTHAWYEGTTNLHPYDGVTKPNYTGFGKKENNIAYLDTKNKYSWIKSPLYDDERMEVGPLARMIVGVANKDERISKYVTTFLKNGNLPTTVLFSTVGRTAARAIETELMSDVMMDWVDELASNVAHGDLSTWTEFNFDNVSKDAQGYGMAEAPRGGLGHWVKIKDGKVANYQAVVPSTWNAAPRDYKGRLGAYEASLIGTKVANPDQPLEILRTIHSFDPCIACAVHIIDTNGKELGVYKVDPIGGTSRA encoded by the coding sequence ATGGCACAAAAACATTTAGTAATAGATCCAATTACAAGAATAGAGGGACATCTTAGAATTGAAGCAATCATTGATGAAAATAATGTTGTTACTGATGCTTACTCTTCTTCTACGATGTTTAGAGGTATAGAAGAGATTTTAAAAGGAAGAGATCCAAGAGATTGCGGACTTTTAGCTATGAGAATTTGTGGAGTTTGTACAGGAACTCACTATCAAAGAAGTATAGAAGCTGTTGAACATGCTTTTGGAGTAACTATTCCAAAAAATGCAAGGCTAGTGCGAAATTTAATTCAAGGTGCCTTATATTTACATGACCACGTAGTACACTTTTATCATCTTCATGCTCTTGATTGGGTTGATATTACAGAAGCTTTAAAAGCTAATCCAAAAGCAACTGTTCTTGAAGCTCAAAAGTGGGCATCTTTATCAGGACAAAGAGCTTGGAATGCAAGTGAAGATACATATATTCAAGTTCAAGAAAGAGTTACAAAATATGTAAAACAAGGAAGACTTGGAATTTTTGGAAATGCATATTGGGGAAGTAAAGGATTTAAGCTTACTCCTGAACAAAATTTAATAGGATTATCTCATTATTTAGATGCTTTAGAACTACAAAGAGATATGGCAAAAATGATGGCTATTTTTGGTGGTAAAAATCCACATCCACAATCTTTTGTAGTGGGTGGAGTAACTTGTGTTCAAGATATTAAAAACCCTGCAAGAATAGCAGAGTTTAAACAACTTTTAAAAAGAAGTAGAAAGTTTATAAAAGAGGCATATTTACCAGATGTTTATATGGCTGGAACTATGTATGCTGATGAAGCTTTAGAAGGAATTGGTGGAGGAATTGGAAACTTCATGTGTTTTGGAGACTTCAACTTAGATGATTTACCATTTTATAAATCTTCAAAACTATTCCCTGCAGGAATTGTAAAAAATAGAGATTTATCAAAAGTTTATGAAGTTGATCAAAGTAAAATTACTGAAGATGTAACTCATGCTTGGTATGAGGGAACTACAAATCTCCACCCTTATGATGGAGTTACAAAACCAAACTATACAGGATTTGGGAAAAAAGAGAATAATATTGCTTATTTAGATACTAAAAATAAATATTCTTGGATTAAATCTCCATTGTATGACGATGAAAGAATGGAAGTAGGACCACTTGCTAGAATGATAGTAGGAGTTGCAAACAAAGATGAAAGAATTTCTAAATATGTAACAACTTTCTTAAAAAATGGAAATCTACCAACAACTGTTTTATTCTCAACAGTAGGAAGAACAGCAGCACGTGCAATCGAAACTGAACTTATGTCTGATGTTATGATGGATTGGGTTGATGAGTTAGCTTCAAATGTTGCACATGGTGATTTATCAACATGGACAGAATTTAATTTTGATAATGTTTCAAAAGATGCTCAAGGTTATGGAATGGCTGAAGCACCAAGAGGTGGATTAGGTCACTGGGTAAAAATAAAAGATGGAAAAGTTGCAAATTATCAAGCAGTTGTTCCATCAACTTGGAATGCAGCACCAAGGGATTATAAAGGAAGACTGGGAGCTTATGAAGCTTCATTGATTGGTACAAAAGTAGCAAATCCAGATCAACCACTAGAGATTTTAAGAACTATCCATAGTTTTGATCCTTGTATTGCTTGTGCTGTTCATATTATTGATACTAACGGTAAAGAGTTAGGAGTTTATAAAGTAGATCCAATTGGAGGAACTAGCCGTGCCTAA
- a CDS encoding hydrogenase small subunit → MIDSTQMVKKIFTQKSGRVETNKGEEYYNSLFEKAKSRLKSLRVQPALRDVDIMDVLETEGVNRRDFMKWVSATTATLMLPPMFAPLVAEATELMNRVPVIWIELQDCAGNTEALLRSSAPTVDDLLFDVLSLEFHHALMACAGHDAEHQLDEAMEHFKDKYLLFVEGSIPTGMNGNYGTIGPAGETFQEHLMRLSKDAAAIVAVGTCATFGGVPAAAPNPTKAVGVMDLVRGKPVVNIPACPANPANMVGVVLHYVLTGQIPELDSLLRPKFAFGYRIHDNCERRAHFDAGEFVEEWGDEGAKNNWCLYKVGCKGPMTFNNCSIIRYNEGTNWPIGAGHGCIGCSEPDFWDKYAYQRPMANANIKPPTGGVERTVDEFGLGLLTATAIGIGVHAVASVVANKKSKEEEEK, encoded by the coding sequence ATGATTGATTCAACACAGATGGTAAAAAAAATTTTTACCCAAAAATCAGGAAGAGTAGAAACAAATAAAGGTGAAGAGTATTATAACTCTTTATTTGAAAAAGCAAAAAGTAGATTAAAATCTTTAAGAGTACAACCAGCACTTAGAGATGTTGATATTATGGATGTTCTAGAAACAGAAGGTGTAAATAGAAGGGATTTTATGAAGTGGGTTAGTGCAACAACTGCCACACTTATGCTTCCTCCTATGTTTGCACCACTTGTGGCAGAAGCAACTGAACTTATGAACAGAGTTCCAGTAATTTGGATTGAATTACAAGATTGTGCGGGAAATACTGAGGCATTATTAAGAAGTAGTGCTCCAACAGTTGATGATTTATTATTTGATGTTTTAAGTTTAGAGTTTCACCATGCATTAATGGCATGTGCAGGGCATGATGCTGAACATCAATTAGATGAAGCAATGGAACATTTTAAAGATAAATATTTACTTTTTGTAGAGGGTTCAATTCCTACGGGTATGAATGGAAATTATGGAACTATTGGACCTGCTGGTGAGACTTTCCAAGAGCATTTAATGAGATTATCAAAAGATGCTGCAGCTATTGTTGCTGTTGGAACTTGTGCTACATTTGGTGGAGTTCCAGCAGCTGCTCCAAATCCAACAAAAGCAGTTGGAGTTATGGATTTAGTAAGAGGAAAACCTGTGGTTAATATTCCTGCTTGCCCAGCAAATCCAGCTAATATGGTAGGAGTTGTACTTCATTATGTTTTAACAGGTCAAATTCCAGAACTTGATTCATTATTAAGACCAAAATTTGCATTTGGTTATAGAATTCATGATAACTGTGAAAGAAGAGCTCACTTTGATGCTGGTGAATTTGTTGAAGAGTGGGGAGATGAAGGTGCTAAAAATAACTGGTGTTTATATAAAGTAGGGTGTAAAGGTCCAATGACTTTTAACAATTGTTCAATTATTAGATATAACGAAGGTACAAACTGGCCAATTGGTGCAGGACATGGATGTATTGGGTGTTCTGAGCCAGATTTTTGGGATAAATATGCTTATCAAAGACCAATGGCTAATGCTAATATAAAACCTCCTACAGGTGGAGTTGAAAGAACAGTTGATGAGTTTGGTCTTGGATTATTAACAGCAACTGCTATAGGTATTGGAGTTCATGCAGTAGCTTCTGTTGTAGCTAATAAAAAATCAAAAGAAGAAGAGGAAAAATAA
- a CDS encoding nickel-dependent hydrogenase large subunit encodes MKTVDLVERIEGEAKLICSWKNNKVSDARIDFLNFRGFEYILEEKSPLDALIYTPRICGICGQAHLKATVEALENIYENINEKIEISNKAKLLRQIGLNIEIIDSHIKWFYLFIMPDIIKLNSSDLGIYAPLKGKRWLEACKTASETIKALAIIGGQWPHTSYMNVGGVMSDPTRMDLINMQNYLQIAIDFFEDSVSGVSLEDYLSFDSLNDLEKLDKDMKYFKDLCFKYHLNVYGKSHNRFISLAESNLFRSGKIKQKIVNKIDLSKIAESNEYTFSLNEKENISKKHTWSKLVTYNDNFFETGPLARAIISNRRFIKELHKSFDDSVFTRVMARVDEMAFLINDTKSLISQIDLLENSFIKPKISLNDIEKASGLSVVEACRGSLYHKIDIENGKIKAYDVITPTVWNLGPSNKKEKGIAQKAIIGSPNIEIAKIVLRSFDVCSVCTTH; translated from the coding sequence ATGAAAACAGTTGATTTAGTTGAAAGAATTGAAGGAGAAGCAAAACTAATTTGTAGTTGGAAAAACAATAAAGTAAGTGATGCAAGAATTGATTTTTTAAATTTTAGAGGATTTGAATATATATTAGAAGAAAAATCACCTTTAGATGCCTTAATTTACACTCCAAGAATTTGTGGAATTTGTGGACAAGCACATCTAAAAGCAACCGTTGAAGCATTAGAAAATATCTATGAGAATATAAATGAAAAAATTGAAATTTCAAATAAAGCTAAACTTTTAAGACAAATAGGTTTAAATATAGAGATTATAGATTCTCATATAAAATGGTTTTATCTTTTTATTATGCCCGATATTATAAAACTAAATAGTAGTGATTTAGGTATTTACGCTCCTTTAAAAGGAAAAAGATGGCTAGAAGCCTGTAAAACTGCAAGTGAAACAATAAAGGCTCTTGCTATTATAGGTGGACAGTGGCCTCATACTTCATATATGAATGTTGGTGGAGTGATGAGTGATCCTACTAGAATGGATTTGATTAATATGCAAAACTATCTTCAAATAGCTATTGATTTTTTTGAAGATTCTGTTAGTGGAGTTAGTTTAGAAGACTACTTATCTTTTGATAGTTTAAATGATTTAGAAAAATTAGATAAAGATATGAAGTATTTTAAAGATCTTTGTTTTAAATATCATCTAAATGTGTATGGAAAATCACACAATAGATTTATAAGTTTAGCAGAATCGAATCTCTTTAGAAGTGGAAAAATAAAACAAAAAATAGTAAATAAAATCGATTTATCTAAAATAGCTGAAAGTAATGAATATACTTTTTCTTTAAATGAAAAAGAAAATATTTCTAAAAAACATACTTGGAGCAAATTAGTTACTTACAATGATAATTTTTTTGAAACAGGTCCACTTGCTAGAGCAATTATTTCAAATAGAAGATTTATAAAAGAGTTACATAAAAGTTTTGATGATTCTGTTTTTACAAGAGTAATGGCAAGAGTTGATGAAATGGCATTTTTAATAAATGATACTAAATCTTTAATTTCACAAATAGATTTATTAGAAAACTCTTTTATAAAACCAAAAATTTCTTTAAATGATATAGAAAAAGCAAGTGGATTATCAGTTGTAGAAGCATGTAGAGGCTCTTTATATCATAAAATAGACATTGAAAATGGAAAAATAAAAGCTTATGATGTTATTACTCCAACTGTTTGGAATTTAGGACCTTCTAATAAAAAAGAAAAAGGAATTGCACAAAAAGCAATAATTGGTTCGCCAAATATAGAAATTGCAAAAATAGTTCTTAGAAGTTTTGATGTATGTTCTGTTTGCACAACCCATTAG
- a CDS encoding Ni/Fe hydrogenase, translating into MNEKKPTVVWFSAITCNGNTHSLLSSNSSKFELFLKNFDFIYHGSLTIDKSLEDIIKNQEQIDFLLVEGAISSNQKFFTTSNDSTKNILEKLVQKSKYLIAVGSCASFGGIHAKFTQNDDVCGLKDAIEEENKKKLKHPIINLSGCPVHPEWIFQTLFSLKNFKEISLDDEGRPKELYGTLAHHGCTRNEYFEWKIEGNFGQKEGCLFYNQGCRAPMTHSSCNKILWNDINSKTRAGMPCIGCTEVDFPRNNMLETKKNMGIPLEVPLGISKRAYLSISGVAKTFKIDRLHKKLME; encoded by the coding sequence ATGAATGAAAAAAAACCAACAGTTGTTTGGTTTTCAGCAATTACATGTAATGGAAATACCCACTCCTTATTAAGTTCAAACTCTAGTAAATTTGAACTTTTTTTAAAAAATTTTGATTTTATTTATCATGGTAGTTTAACTATTGATAAATCTTTGGAAGATATTATAAAAAACCAAGAACAAATAGATTTTTTATTGGTTGAAGGAGCAATCTCTTCTAATCAAAAATTTTTTACAACTTCAAATGATTCAACAAAAAATATTTTAGAAAAATTAGTTCAAAAGTCTAAATATCTTATTGCAGTTGGTTCTTGTGCTTCTTTTGGTGGAATTCATGCCAAATTTACTCAAAATGATGACGTTTGTGGTTTAAAAGATGCTATTGAGGAAGAAAATAAAAAAAAGTTAAAACATCCAATAATAAATCTTTCCGGTTGTCCTGTTCATCCTGAATGGATTTTTCAAACTCTTTTTAGTTTGAAAAATTTTAAAGAAATATCGTTAGATGATGAAGGTAGACCAAAAGAATTATATGGTACTTTAGCTCATCATGGTTGTACAAGGAATGAGTATTTTGAGTGGAAAATTGAAGGAAATTTTGGACAAAAAGAAGGATGTTTATTTTATAACCAAGGATGTCGTGCTCCTATGACACATAGTTCTTGTAATAAAATACTTTGGAATGATATAAACTCTAAAACAAGGGCAGGTATGCCTTGTATTGGTTGTACTGAAGTTGATTTTCCAAGAAATAATATGCTTGAAACAAAGAAAAATATGGGAATTCCTTTAGAAGTTCCTTTAGGAATTTCTAAAAGAGCATATTTAAGTATAAGTGGAGTTGCTAAAACTTTTAAAATAGATAGACTTCATAAAAAATTGATGGAATAG
- a CDS encoding TetR/AcrR family transcriptional regulator, which yields MSNLKENKKNNIIENALKLFAQKGFYNTTIPDIAKAMKMSVGNMYNYFASKEELAKFAIKYSTNILADELREVNNMEISSKEKIYIFVRKYLENVQKSPEVIEYFLRVYLSNREVFKQGCEGFLCVGEFVTEVMILLDDGAQKKEFREQEFFPAFGMIMGSLGGFAFLSGENVLDKDLLSYSDAVADNIYRALKYDE from the coding sequence ATATCTAATTTAAAAGAAAATAAAAAAAATAATATTATAGAAAATGCTTTAAAGCTTTTCGCTCAAAAAGGTTTTTATAACACTACAATTCCAGATATTGCAAAAGCTATGAAAATGAGCGTTGGAAATATGTATAACTATTTTGCTTCAAAAGAAGAATTAGCTAAATTTGCAATTAAGTATTCAACAAATATTTTGGCTGATGAATTAAGAGAAGTTAATAATATGGAGATATCTTCAAAAGAGAAAATTTATATATTTGTACGAAAATATTTAGAAAATGTTCAAAAATCACCTGAAGTAATTGAATATTTTTTAAGGGTTTATTTATCGAATAGAGAAGTTTTCAAGCAAGGCTGTGAAGGTTTTTTATGTGTTGGCGAGTTTGTAACAGAAGTTATGATTTTACTTGATGATGGTGCACAAAAAAAAGAGTTTAGAGAACAAGAATTTTTCCCTGCATTTGGTATGATAATGGGAAGTTTAGGTGGTTTTGCTTTTTTAAGTGGTGAAAATGTTTTAGATAAAGATTTATTAAGTTATTCAGATGCAGTTGCAGATAATATTTATCGAGCATTAAAGTATGATGAATGA